Below is a genomic region from Medicago truncatula cultivar Jemalong A17 chromosome 3, MtrunA17r5.0-ANR, whole genome shotgun sequence.
gatgatgataGTGTCGATGGTTAACTTATGACGATgtataattatgatgatgatttgaatgatGATTCCTAATAtacattgatgatgagaatgacgATGTTTGCTTATGATGACGATGTGAATGACGATGATGTATTTTGTCTTGATGATGTGCATAACAGGAAGAGTCTGCATTTATGATTCtgatttgttgatgatgttatgaTCTTTTAATACTTGAAGAGTCTGTttcatgcatgcatataaaGTTGTGTCTAGGAATCATGATGACGAAATGACGATGAAAGTCCAGTAACATATCTCTGGAAAATTATGACGATAGGTGTGGTACCACATTCATATAGGTCGATAGGAGAGtccatatacatatatatgatgatgttttgtGCTTGGTGGTTGAAAGTGTGAAGATGATGTGCTGTAGTGATTTGTGAAAAGAAGAGATTATGCATAATAACTGTTGACAGTGAAGATATGGTGAAGATTAtattatcttgatatttatttaatatgtgTGTTTTTCCCTATTATTACGTTATGACAGAATTTCTCACCCCTtactttgttgtgttgttttatgTATGGTGGTTGTACCTTGAGTACAGATGCTCAGGTTGACAAGAAGTAGCAATGGGACGTTTAAGAAGGTGGATGGGAGGGGATGCCCTCCGTTTAGTTCTGTTATTTAGTTGTTGAATAAGCATGTAGTCACTACGAGCTCTGATATTGTAACACTAGGGTTGagaatgaaaatttaatttttaattgcaGTTTGAGTGGAATCTTGGAAACTTTGTCCTTTTACTATTTATGATTATTGAACGACAAGTATGAATTATTAATGTGATCagtgaataattttatttttcttcggtggatttattttaaaagaaaacattttattGTTACTCTGTGATATAATGTTGAAGTTTGTAACATCCTTACTattaaatatattcttattatttaataattatcgttggaaaatagggtgttacagaCAGCACCTTTTACCAAGGAAGAGTTTCGGGAGGCGATGTTTTCTATGCATCCGGGTAAATGTTCCAGGGCGGATGGTTATAGTCCGGGATTTTATCAGCAATTTTGGAATTTGTGTAGtgatgagattttaaaagaatgTTGTACATGGTTAGATACAGGTTCTTTCCCACCAGACCTGAACATGACAAACATTACTTTAATCCCAAAAGGTAACTCCCAGGCCTCTATGAAAGATTGGCGCCCCATTtcactttgtaatgttttgtaCAAGCTCATTTCAAAGGTACTCGCCAATAGGCTTAAAATTATTCTTCATAAGTGCATCTCCGACAACCAGTCGGCCTTCGTTCCTAATAGATCTATTTTGGATAATGCGATGATTGCAATTGAAGTTATCCATTTTATGAAGACAAAAACTAGAGGTAATGATAAGTTTGTTGCTCTTAAACTTGATATTAGCAAAGCCTATGATAGAATGGATTGGGATTATATGAAGGCGGTTATGGAAAAAATGGGATTTAATCAGAAATGGATTCAATGGATGGTAATGTGTGTCGAATCTGTTGACTATAGCGTTCTTGTAAATGGGGAACATGTTGGTCCGGTTATTCCAGGGTGAGGCCTTCGTCAAGGGGATCCGCTTTCGCCATACTTGTTTATTATTTGTGCGGAGGGTCTTTCCTCCCTAATTCGAAACGCTGAGGAAAATGAAGCTATTTCTGGTACTAGTATTTGTCGTGGGGCTCCGTCGGTATCTCATCTGTTGTTTGCCGAcgattttttctcttcttcaaagcGGAAGAAAGTCAAGCACAAGTTATGAAAAGTATTTTGAATACATATGAGGCAGCGTCAGGCCAAGCAATTAGTTTACCGAAGTCAGAAATATTTTATAGCAGAAATGTGTCTGATGGTCTGAAGAATAACATTACTAATATCTTGGCAGTCTGGGCTGTTTTGGGTACAAGTAAGTACTTAGGTATGCCATCCATGATAGGGAGAGATAGGAAGGctactttttcttttatcaaagaCCATGTGTGGCAAAGGATTAACTCTTGGAGTAGTAAGTGTCTATCGAAGGCGGGACGGGAGATTATGATTAAGTTTGTACTTCAAGCTATCCCGTCTTATGTTATGAATCTCTTCCAATTACCGGATACTCTTATAACATCTATAGAGAGGATGATAAACTCTTTTTGGTGGGGGCACGGCAGAACCACTCATAGGGGCATAAATTGGTTGAGTTGGGAAAAGTTGTCCATGCACAAATCTCATGGGGGAATGGGTTTCAAGGATCTTTCGGCCTTCAATCTAGCAATGCTTGGTAAACAAGCGTGGAAATTTCTCTCGGAGCCTCAGTCCCTAGTCTCTCGTATTTTTAAAGCTAGATACTTTCCATCTAAATCCTTTCTTCATGCTACCATTGGTCACAATCCGAGTTATGTTTGGCGGAGTATTTTACGTTCCCGTTTCATTGTCCGAGGCGGAGCAAGGTGGAGTATTGGCTCTGGGGCGACTATCCCTATTCTTGACACACCATGGCTGGCTAACGGTGAGTCTATCAATGGTAACATCCCTGGAGGTTCTTATATCCATGATTTTACTGTCCAAAATTTATTGTCTCAACATGGTAAGAGTTGGAATGAGCCTCTTGTTCAACAGATGTTTAGTAATGACATAGCTGAAGCGATTTTACATACGCCCCTGTATGATCAAGTTACCAACGATTGTCTTGTTTGGAAAGCGGAAAGAAATGGTTGTTATTCGGTGCGGAGTGCATATCGTTTATATGTGGAAGAATTAATTGATGTTTCCCATCTTCGTAGGCCAGGTAATTGGCAGCATATTTGGTATTTGAAAGTTTCGCCAAAGGTGAAAAATCTCTTATGGTGTATGTGTCGGGGATGCTTACCGACTTGAGTTCGTTTGCAAGATAAAGGGGTCTCGTGTCCGACGAATTGTGAAAGTTGCGGTGCTGATCATGAAGATTTAAATCATCTGTTGTTTGAATGTCCTTTTTCTATCCATGTTTGGAATTCTGCAGGAATTTGGCATGATGTTCAACATGCAGCCATTCATTCCGATTCTGCTGCAAATACTATTTTCTCTATACTCCAGAATCTGTCCAGAAATATTAAACAACGCTTTGCTGCTACTTGTTGGAGTTTGTGGAAGCACCGGAACCTTAAAATTTGGGAGAACGTTGATGAGAACAGTGTACAAGTTGTTGACAGAGCTCGAAACTTGATTGCAGATTGGGAAGAAGCAATCACGCTGCAACCAGCAACGTTTCTGCAGGAGGATGTGCAGCAACAATAGCCTGCTGTTCCCTTGCAGCTTCACGCACAACACCAGCAATCTGCTGTCCCTTTGCAGGCTCACGCACATCACCATAACAGGCCAGCAGGTCATGGTAACCTGAAATGGACACCACCGAGCAGTGGGAGATTCAAGTGCAATGTCGATGCGGCGTTTTCAGCACAATTTCAGAGGACAGGTATCGGCGTGTGTATACGTGATGATTCTTGAACTTTTGTGCTAGCAAAAGTGTTGCAATTTGATCAATTATTTCCTGTAGCTATCGGTGAAGCGTTGGGTCTATATCATGCTATGCAATGGATGCAAGATATGTATTTTGATAATATAGACTTTGAACTTGATTCAAAAATCACTCGAGATGCTTTTTACTCCCGTACGATCGACGTTACAGAATTTGGAAATATTATTGACGCGTGCCGAGAGATTTTTTCCACCTCCTTTACAAACTCCCAGGTAGAGTTTATTAGGCGACAAGCGAATGCGGCGGCTCATGTTTTAGCAAGAGAAGCCACTTCCCTAGCTAGTCCAATTATTTATTATGCAATCCCATTATGTATTGAacctattattattaatgaaatgctataagcatcttttctcaaaaaaaaaaaaaaaatcttgaggAAGGTATATGTGGGCTGGGCTTTCAGCTTTGTATAGTAAAACGTACTTGACGGAAGATGCATGTCACATGGTCTTAAAGAGCCAAATCAAGAATTAAATATGTGTACTTAGCTATTGTCttagtttatttcaaaaaaaaaaaagctattgtCTTAGCAATGAATGCATCTTAAGCGGGCCACTCCATAGTAAAAACTTTATTAGCAATATAATATTGTACTTTAATTTTAGATCATTTGTTagtgtaattttttctttctacagTGATCTTTTTTAAGGGAATTGTAGAACTGTTTTCATTTTTGTCTCTTTCCAACTAAGCAGGATCAAAGGTCCATTTTTTAACATGGCAAGTAATGTTTGTCTCAATGTCAAGTATAGtcacatacaataataaatataattaatagaaTGTTGACACGTATCATAGATTTATTGCTCTTTTTTTCATGTTTAGTGTGTATATATAGGTACCCCAAGTTGGGGTGGATGGTGCTCAGACGCAGCTTCATACATTTCAGCTGTATCATCATCCCTCTTTATATCTCTGATCCATTCAAACGCTTGAAGGTAGTTTGCTCCCAAGGATGAATGAAGATGGTGGGTGTCCCAGAGCATCAATGGCTAGACAAATGCGATTGGAGAGTGTTCATGTATGTAAACATAAGTTAATTACAACAGATGAGCTGTTCAGTGAAATGTTTTAGGTGGAGTCTCAAGAGCACTCTTCAGAAGTAAATGAATAATATACTGTTTTTCACCATCTGGAATCTGTCCCATAAGATCTAAACTTCCCCCTTTTATAGCCCTCAAAGTGTTGGCTTAATGGGCCTTTCTCTGATCATTCTAGGCCCATTAAGTTGTGATCCAGAGCCTCCTATTGGTTGCCTCCTTTGAGTACGGCCGCGCGTGGACTAGGAAGCAACTCATCCGTATCGGGCGCGTGGAGTTGAGACGCGATGATCGTCCGTACATGACACGTGGTATTAAGTTAAGATGATATGAGCTGGCTGACTTGATTTGAACTATCAACCCAGTGTTGACTGAAGACGTGCTGAACTGGCTGACTTGACTTGAACAATCAATCCAATGTTGACTGAAGTCATGCTGAGCTGGCTTGACTTGAACAATCAAATGGAAATGGTCTACCCATGCCAGTTCACAGTCCACCAAGCGTCAAGCTTGTTAAGGTGTAGACGTTTGTTCTTTAATATGGTCGATCCGTACCAGTCCACAGTCCACCAAGCGTGAAGTCTGTTAAGGCGTAGACGTTTGTTCTTTAATCCGGTCGATCCGTACCAGTCCATAGTCCACCAAACGTGAAGCCTGTTAAGGCGTAAACGTTTGTTCTTTGCTCAAACGACTCATACCGATTCGCCGTCCATCAAATAACTAGTTCGTGACCGAGTTGTAAACACTAATTTGATTCAAACTTATTTGTCCTTTATCATGTCTTGTCCCATCATTATACCCACCTCATTAATGCTTCTTTACCTTCATAATTATTCAACGGCCCCCACCACACCCTTTATTATTTTCCTCCCTATATATACTAACTTTTTACCTCCTCATTTTCACACTACTACTTTGTCACCATTTCATTTTACTCTCTGATGATTTGGTTCCTGTTGGAAAGCTTACTTGGTTCCTTCAACTCCTATCACTCAGGTAAAATCACCAATCACTTATTTTTACATGTAGCCTTCATGAATGGCCCAAGTACTTgtaatttttcatgcttttacCGTAGTTAATTCATCCCTTCCTAAGACACAAATGTTAATTTTGCATCTAAAACCATATAATGTTGTTGGTAGAGTTGTGCCACCCGTATCCACACCTCCcaaaacaacaaacacactcgGCCTGCTTGGTTCACCGAGTCACCTCACTCATTCCAAACCCAAACTAACGTACACACTCGGCCTACTTGACTCACCGAGTCAACTCACACTTCCAAAAGGACGCCACCAACTCGTCCTTGTATTTGGTTCTTTCACCCTCacccttcttcatcttcatatagGAACGGTTCGTCAACATACCAACAAGGACGAGTATAAGGGAAGGAGATGAGTGGGGTAAGAGGTCCAGTAGAAAAAGAACATGTGCATGTACTTCCATGTTATTTAGCTTTGGTATTGAAGTATCTTTAGAAATATGGCCATAGCAATGTGTGTAGCTACTAGCTAGTTGCACTTCCCATTTACATTCACGTGGACCTACTATGTAACAAAGTACTACCAAGTAATGACTTTAAGATTTCCCACTTTTCACATAGTTAACTGAAAAAACTTTTGTATCCTAAAGGACCCAGACTTTAATCTTCCTCTCACCTTCAAGACATTCACGTGTTCTTCTAGGAGAGAAGAAACACTTAAATTGTGATTTAGTACAAAATGGACGGGTAGGAACGAAAGGATAGGAAGCTTATggctgcatttttttttactaattctTCACTTAATGATACCAGTATATCTGTCTAGCAACATGTCATGTACACACAATAATAACTATATATTTGTTTGTGTCAGGAACTAGTGCATTCAATCTTCCATGAGTGATCAATCCACATCTAGCTCCTCTGACCCTCCCTCCATTTCTGACACGTCCTCCGCAGCCATGTCGGAAGAAAGTGATCCTGATTCGGTGGCCGAGGAAGTTTGTCACTCCTCCATTTATGTCGACTATAACAGCACCTTTAAACTTTATCCGTGTCTAGTGAATCCCTCCCGGAAAGTTTCTTTGACATCTTCCCTTGCGAGAATGGAGAGTTTCTGTATCATTCTCCACATAACCCAAAGACAGAATATTATACCTATGTATATGattgattctttaaaaaattgggTGTTCGGCTGCCCTTCACAGAATATTATCCTTCGAATCCTTAATGTAGCTCCTACCCAACTTCATCCAAGGGCGTGGTCTTTCGTGCGCTCTTTTGAAGTTAGTTGCGGTGGAATCAGTTTTTCACCATCTGCCTATGCATTCTTTAGCTTTTTCCTAGCTAAGATAAGTAACAACTCTTGGGTGTACATGAGTAACTTTTTTGGTCGCCCCCTTGTCCGACCCTATCATGCCTCCTGGAAAGGAATACATAGTTTTAAAGAGAAATTCTTCCGCGTCCGTCCCGGGCCCAAATTTCCTTGATTGTTTCACGACGAGTCTAGAGATCCTCTATGTCCTTTATACTGGACGGAGAACCCTCGTTCTAAAATTAGACTTCGCACTCTACCAAAATCGGATGCAGACGACTAGTTGATCTCACTGGTACGTCAGGCTACGCCTGTCCATGCCTCAGAAATGCTTGAAAGAGAGCGCGACCGCGTGAAACTAACCTCCTTGTTGAGTAATTATTCTTCCCCTGCCGTTTTAATTCTCTTTTTcgcttttaatatatatatataagaattttTTGCATCTCCTCCTCAATTGTGACCATGATTAAACTAacacttttacattttttttttgcaggatcAACTAGGATGACACCATTCGCTAAGGAAGAGCTTCGTGCTGCTAGGGCTCAACAAGCCGTGGTGCAGGGGATCGCTCACTCCAACCCTAGACAAGATGAGCACATTGGATGTTCTACTGCTCACCCAAAAGATCCACATTCAAAGACGAGCTCCAAAAAACGTCGTCTAAATTCTTCTATGGTAGTGATCCCTGAAGTCGTTGAGGAACATGTTGAGCCAGAGGCTTCAGAGCTTGCTTCTTATGTGGGTTCACCTGGAACTTGGCGATCTGAGCTAGCGACTTTCAAGTCTGGAGCTGAGGACTCCTCATTGTGGGACGTTGAATTTCCCTTTAACCATGCTTGGAATGAGGTATCCAAGCAAGGAGACAAAGCAAAGATGAAAAAGCTTGGAATCAACGAGTCTCTGAAAGCCATGAGAGCATACTCTCTCTGGGCGAGTGCACTAGCTAACTCCACCGAGAGTCTGGGCCAACGCTAGGAGTACCTCGACATTTTACAATCATTGAAAGATAAGATCGCTTCACTTGAGGAACGGTGCACGGAATTGGAGAATTCGTATAACCGTGCTACTAGTAAGTTGGCGAAGGCCTTGTCGGATTTTCAAATCTCTAGTGAGAAGTATCAGGCTCTAGAGAAAGCCAAAACTAAAATTCAGTCTCTTATGGTCTCCGCCTAGGAAGAGCGAGACAAGGCGCAAGCTAGGCTCTCTAAATTGACTAGTCAAGGGGTAGTTGATTATGAAAATGGCTTTCATGATGCTCTTGGACGAGTTCATGAGAAATTTCTGAGCCTAGATCTTGACGGGATCCATCCAGACTAGCGGAGACGTTGTGGGGTCTCGGGAAGGCTGACGTTTATAGTGCTGTATTTGGacttatattatttcattttcctgTAAGGTCGTTCCGACCATTGCATTAGGTCACTTTTGGGACAACCTATGTTGTACTATTTCACTTTCCTGTAAGGCCGTTTCAGACATTGCATTAGGTAACTTTTGGGCCAAACTATGTTGTACTATTTCACTTTCAAATTACTATGGTACCTCTCGTTATTGTTTTGTACTTCCGCATGCTCTCTTTTACTATGCATTTTTCCTACCACGTAGATTTATCCAAGGGTCGGGTCCACACCGATACTCGCTCAGGTCTTGAAGGTGTGGTTCTACTCGACCATCATCATTGAGACGTCAAGGAGAGTCTCTAACGGATCAATCCCTTTAACGTAGATTTGCCTAAGGGTCGGGTCTATACCGATACTCGCTTAGGTCTTGAAGGCGTAGCTCTACTCAGCTACCCTTATTAAGACGTCAAGGAAAGTCTCTAACGGATCAATCCGTATAACGTAGATTTTCCTAAGGGTTGGGTCTATACTGATACTCGCTTAGGTCTTGAAGGCGCAGCTCTACTCGGCTACCCTTATTAAGACGTCAAGGAAAGTCTTTAACGGATCATTTCCTATAACGTAGATTTGATGTATCCTGCAGGAAAATGGCcttgatttaatattatataaaaaaaaggtagAAGAACATTACAAATATCCAACAACTATTGGCATAATGCCTTCATTTAGAGCTCTACTTCTAACATACTAGACGACTATTGGTATAACGCCTCTGCTCTTAACATACTAGGCTAgccataataaaaataaacataagattTGGCCATTTCCCTCGATTTGCTCCCCTTAGCTGAAGTAATAACGAAGGTTCGCTGCATTCCAAGTGCGTGACACCTTTTTTCCATCCAAACGCTCCAAACGGTAAGCTCTTTTTCCCACCTCGTCTTTCACTCTAATAGGTCCTTCCTAGTGTGCGTGCAATTTCCCTAGGTGCTCTACTCATGGCCTTTTCCTCAGCTCTAAGTCCCCTTGCTTAAGActtctcattcttacctttgtgtCATACCTCTGTTCTGCTCTTCTCTTACAAGCTTCCTCCTTCACTTGAGCTCGCGCTCGAACTTCTTCCTGGAAGTCTAAGTTGTTCAGTAGGTTACTATTGTTCACTTCTTCCTGTGCAAAAAGGACTCTTGCGCTTGGTTCCATGACTTGAATTGGAATCATAGCATCTGATCCATACACTATCCTGAAGGGAGTTTCCTGTGTGGATGAGTGTGGGGTGGTGTGATATGACCACATTACCATTGGTAACTCCTCTACCCATAGTCCTTTGGCTGCCTCCAATCTCTTCTTTAAACCTTGCAAAATTACCTTGTTTGCTGACTCAGCTTGACCATTCGACTGTGGGTGCTTGACCAAGGTAAAATTAAGTTTTATCCCCCATTCCTTGCAGAAATTTGCCATAGATGAGCTAGCGTATTGAGTTCCTTTGTCAGTAACCAAAACTGCGGGGAGACCAAAATTGCAAATAATCTTCTTCCAATAAAACTTCTTGATCCTATCTGCCGTAATAGTGGCCACTAGCTCAACCTCAATCCACTTTGTGAAGTAGTCCACTGCCACAATCAAAAACTTCAACTGACCCTGTGCTAGAGGGAACGGACCCAGGATATCCACTCCCCATTTGAAAAAAGGCCAAGGCGAAATCACTGAACTTAGGTATTCAGGATGAGCTTTTAGAAAATCGCTGACACTTGTCACACTTCTTGACGTACTTGGAGCAATCTTCTTTCATGGTCGGCCAATAATATCCTGCTCTAAGTACTTTTGCTGCTAAGGCTCTTCCCCCAATGTGAGTTCCACATACCCCTTCATCGACCTCAGCTATGACATACTCGGCCTGCTGGGGAGCTAAGCACTTCAAGTGTGGGCTAGAGAAACCCCTTATGAAGAGTTGATATGCGATAACAACAAACTTGATTGCCCTTTTCTTTACTTTAGACGCCTGTTCCTCCTCCATTGGAAGCTGATCATCCTTTAGATAACGAATGATATGTCCCATCCATGACTTGAAATCTTctgtaagaaaaagaaattcctTCTGCTCAATACTTGGTTGTTTCAAAGTCTCTTGAATCACTGATCTATTATTCCCTTGTCGCTTGGTGCTAGCCAACTTAGCCAACAAGTCTGCTCTACCGTTCTGCTCTCTAGGCACATGTAATATTTGAAACTTACAAATTTTTGAGTTAAGTACATGACGCTCTCGAGATACATCAAAAGTTGAGGGTCCTTTGTTTGGAAGTTTCCTGTGACCTGCCTGAAGACTAGCTGAGAGTCACTCTTTGCCTCCAGCTCCTTAACTACTACTTTGAGAGCTAAACGCATTCCGGCAAACAAAGCTTCATACTCAGCTTGGTTGTTACTTGATTTGAAGTCAAACCTTAAAGATTGCTCTATTAACACCCCGTATGGTCCTTCCAACGTTACTCCTGCTCCGCTTCCTTTAAGGTTGGATGAACCATCTACCGATAATACCCATTTAGCCGCTTCCATGCTTCCCTTTTCTGCAGTCATTTCTACAAGGAAATCTGCCAAACTCAGACAATTCTACCGACCATTCTATCATCCTTCCTGCCAGGTCTGGCTTTTGCAGTACTTGCCGAATTGGTTGATTAGTCCGAACTATTATAGTATGACTTTGAAAATATGGTCTCAACTTCCTAGCTGATGATACTAGAGCTAATGCGACCTTTTCAATCTTCTGATATCGTACCTCCGCTCCATGTAGCACTTTGCTCGTAAAGTACACTGGTTTTTGCTCCTTTCTTACTTCTTGAACTAACGCTGAGCTGCAGGCATGCTCAGATACTGCCAAGTAGAGTATGAGGGGAGCGCTTAGCTTAGGTTTCACTAGGATGGGTGGGGTTGTCAAAAATTCCTTTAGCTTTTGAAAAGCTCCCTCACACTCTTCCGTCcaacaaaaattttcattttttggcAGCAATTGGAAAAAAGGTAGGTTTTTATCAGCCGAGCATGATAAAAACCTCGTGAGTGAAGCAATCCTCCCAGTCAGTTTTTGTACCTCCTTCGCATCAGTTGGACTCCTCATATCCATGATGGCCTTGCACTTTTCTGGATTGACCTCTACTCCCCTCCTAGTAAGCATGAAGCCTAAAAACTTTCCTGCTTGTACTCCAAATGAACATTTCTCTAGGTTAAACTTGATATCGTGCCTCTTAAGCAAGTCAAATACCTTGTTGAGGATGCCTTGATGATCATCTTATTTTGTCGATTTCACCACCATGTCATCTACATACACCTCGATCGTCTTGCCTATCTCACTCTTGAAGACTTTATCCACCAATCTTTGAAAAGTAGCTCCAGTATTCCTCA
It encodes:
- the LOC112420104 gene encoding uncharacterized protein, with product MTAEKGSMEAAKWVLSVDGSSNLKGSGAGVTLEGPYGVLIEQSLRFDFKSSNNQAEYEALFAGMRLALKVVVKELEAKSDSQLVFRQVTGNFQTKDPQLLMYLESVIEQNGRADLLAKLASTKRQGNNRSVIQETLKQPSIEQKEFLFLTEDFKSWMGHIIRYLKDDQLPMEEEQASKVKKRAIKFVVIAYQLFIRGFSSPHLKCLAPQQAEYVIAEVDEGIAPSTSRSVTSVSDFLKAHPEYLSSVISPWPFFKWGVDILGPFPLAQGQLKFLIVAVDYFTKWIEVELVATITADRIKKFYWKKIICNFGLPAVLVTDKGTQYASSSMANFCKEWGIKLNFTLVKHPQSNGQAESANKVILQGLKKRLEAAKGLWVEELPMVMWSYHTTPHSSTQETPFRIVYGSDAMIPIQVMEPSARVLFAQEEVNNSNLLNNLDFQEEVRARAQVKEEACKRRAEQRYDTKVRMRSLKQGDLELRKRP